In Fragaria vesca subsp. vesca linkage group LG1, FraVesHawaii_1.0, whole genome shotgun sequence, the sequence GGAGCATTCCTAACCTCCACAAAAGGACACCAAATTTAGTTAATCGTCCTTTCATTAGATTCAAAATACCATAATCCTTTGCAGATATACCATTTCCAGCTGATCGGAATGACAAACTGTCACAAATATTTACACATAATTACTGACAAAGTCCGTCCACTCGCACCTCACCTCATCCAGTTCAGTCTGTGTGTAGGCATTTAGCTTCCTCCCATCCCACTGAAACGAGTCAGGAAACGTTCCCCATCAAGTAAATTTAAGTAAATCACAAACTTGGTGTAGTATGATTATATATACAACAAATGTGGCAGAGCACTAAGATCCAACATGCATAAGGCATGTAGTATGTATGCATAACCAGCCTCATAACAGAACAACTACAGAAACAATCAACAGAACAATTGATACCCCATCATATGAATCTTTACCAAGCTACTTTTTTAAAGAAAAATACAAGAAATTCAATTTGACCAAGGGATGCAAATTATGCAGCACAACTGACAAAGCTGGAAGGTTTTGAAATAAGTGAAAGAAATACATGGCTAATAAATATCAATAATCAATTCTACGCCAATTAGCTATCTGCACAGCATGAATAGAAGTTCACCTCTGATCACGTGCACTAATCTACGCAAAAGGCAATAAGAATCCAAAACAATAACTGAAATGGTCTAACAAAAAGAAGCACACATACCATGTTGAACCTGAGCAACTAGAGACCAACAGAACACACTAAAACTGTTATCTTACCTTCGTTGCAAAGGAAAGGTCTTGACCTTCTATGATTTCTTTCATGTATCTCATCACATAATACCCACACTCCATATTTGAGGGTTGTTTAGGACCCTACAGACATAGGAGATAAGTGTGACAATTAATTATACCTTCAATAAATCTTAAATTCCTATCAAGTAAAGGGATAATTACCATCAATACTTTCCACAGAGGTTGTTTTCGGAAGCCCCTACCCGTTTCCATGTTGAATTGTCTAATCCCACTTCAGCACAAAAAAGATGGTCACATTATAGTCTTACCAAACTTACTATATAGTAGTTTCTTTCTAGATAAGCAAGAAGAGGAACTTACTTGTTTACAGCATATTTCCATTCTTCCTCACACATGCTTCGTCGGAGAGGGTCCATGAAATACCGTTGAAGAGGGTCCAGGAAGTAGCATATTTCTTTGTCTTCACTGATGATGGTCAGCATCCAATGATAGCTACATCTTGGACAAGAATTATTTGGCAATAGTTATGCAAACAGAACATATTTGCTTGGTTACCATAAAAGAACTTACCCAGAATTGTAAGGTACCAAAAGTATTTGGTCAACAGGTCCTTGCTGCAACCGGGTTGCTAGCACCAGTGAGTTGTAGTCAGAATTGCCTTCCCCAACTAATATGCTTGAAGGATCCATCAAACCAACCATATTGGCCATGTTGGATTGCTTCAGCATATCAGACAGATGCCTACATAAAACATATACACACAAAGATGATTTTGACCGGGCCTTTCCATTTCGTTTACAGGTCATGTACAATTCCTCGCATATAGGCGTATATGTCCAATATGTCACTGTTCTGCTTGTCCCAAATTTAGCAGACATGACAGAAGAGCAACAAGTTGTAATCAATTCCAACAAAATACACACAGAGAGGCCTTATATATCAATTACGATCCTTCTTGAGAAGAATTCAAATTATAAGGAGCAAAAGGGATCATGTTGTTGAGGGACTCCAACATGTTTTGGCACTTCCATTTTAGAGTAAACTATAACTGTAGAACAAATGGATTTGTCAAAAAATAAACAGAACTCCGTTGCCCATAGTGGTGTAAATAATAAACAAGTAACCAAAACAGAGATATTCTTTACTTATTCAGATCAACTTATAAACTGTCATAAGCACTATGGCTTACCTCATGTACACTGTTATGCACCTAGGGGGGATTTCCTTCATTTCCATAAATTGCATAACATCTTCTTTGAAAATATTGACAGTCTTGGCAATACCGAAAACAGCCTCTTCCACAAAAACACTGATAGGTTCACCATCCATCATAGCACGCTCAGCATAACGGTATAGGAGCTTGAGGGACTTGGGCAGGTTCACATCTTCTTTGGGAAAATCTCGAGGTTTTATAGAAGTACTACCAAGTTCCTATGATTTTGCGAAAAAAACAAGATTTATACGAGATCAGAGAAAAAGATCATCCCATACACGAGCTAAATTAATAAAAAATAAATTTTAAAGGAAAGTACATAATAAAATGAAATACTATTGTTGGAAAATTGAGTCTTATAGCATGATTTTTTACCTCATCACTCATCAACTTAACAAGACGTTTTGGCCAAGCCACATGAGAGCCTACAGCTTGCCCAACAGTTACTAATTCCCCTGTAACTGGTATGGGAAGCAGCGCTTGTTCATCTAGGGCAGTATCAATTGCAACACGTATATTTCCCTCTCCCAAAGGCACACCATGGACTGTGTGGTTCGCTGCATCCACTTCAATTATTGTACCATGGGAAACAACGTTGTCAATCAATCCAACAGCCAGCCTGCAAGATTTTCCCTGAAGAAAAAATAAACAGAATCACACAGATATTTATTGCATATATCTCCTTTGTCACCAAGTTAATGGATAAGAATCCAACCAAAAGCCCCAACATATACATTCCATATGATAGAATGATGCTTTAAGTGAGGCCATGGACAATGATGTTACAAACTTTTACCTTCATGAACTCTTTTCTGCCTCCAAATGAGAAAGCTTCTGAATCAATTTCATTAACCTCAACATCGTTCTTCCCAGAACCACCGCCCTTCTTTGAAGGCTTGGCAAAAAGAGGAGTTGAAAGTGGCATACTTGTGGCCAGGCAATCACCACTGATCCTTGCCTCTAACAAAGAAATCTTGGCTTCAAACCATACCCTTTGCTGCTCTATCAATTTCCTGACCTCATCCATGATACCTTCTCGCTCCAACTGAGGAGGTGAAATATTTGGCATGATAGACTCTCCTTCGCCTCTATCCCTACCAGAATGTTCTGGAGTCCCCAACCCCATTGACCTAACGTCATCGCTGGATCCATTGTTACAGTTGGAAATAGCCCCTTCATTGTTCAACAACGTATCCTGCGACAAGCAATACACACACAGTTAGTAGTTCGTAGTTATAGTAAAGTATCAGACATACATTATACAAGATATAGCATACTTACAAATTCTGCAGCCTGCTCCCCTACAGTCTCATGCGAGATATTCCCATTTTTGACTTGACCTCCTTTCTTCTGGAGGACAACTACATCAAGTTCATCTTCATGCATATTTTCGTTCTACCAACCACGTAACAGATATGGTTAGAGCTCAATAATTAGAAATTTAAGGAATTCAAGTTCTGGAATTACAGGAGCTTACTAATTCTGCCTCCAAATTAGCATATCCCTTTCGTGACATTCTATGAGCATTCTGCAACTTTCCTCTTCTCTCTTTCTGCTCCATATGGAGTTTCTACAATAGGGACAAAAATTATAAATTAGAAGCAATAATTTAACTACATATCCTGAGTATTAGATTTCATTTCATTTCCAAGATTATATAACAATGAATACCATCGACCAACCTATACTGTTAAATAATAAATTAATGCGTGCCTATTTGTGTACTTGAAATGCGGAGCAAAGAATGTTTACTTTTTGTTTTTCCATGGAAGCTTGAAATTTCTTTATGGCAAAAAGAAAATACAAGATGTACGCACATAAACAGGATAAATTGCATAAGGAAGACCAGCAGTATTATTGTTTAGGATGACACAGTATGGAAGTGAGCAGAACCAAGACCTCTTGCTGGGCTGTACATGGGGCCCAGCTAGTAGGTAAATGTAAGGAGCTCTGTCATACACTGCTAAAGGAGCTAGCTACTAAGCAGCGGTAGGGTGGATCTCTTCTCTCATAAGTGGTTTGTATGCAAAAGAATGAAGAAAAAGAAGCTCAATGTATACGGGATCAGTTTGGAACTCATTATACTATCATGCACTTAAGGAAAAAAAAAAAAAAAGGAACAGATAAAATTCCCTCATTGTACCTGAAAATCTGTGGTTAAGCGACTCTTCACGAATTGTACCCAATCTTGATCCTTAATGAAATCATATTCTTCTGGTGGGTCTTCTAAAGTATCAGGCTGATCTTTGTATGGCAATATGTATTTTGTAGTCAATTCTGACTTGAATTGCCTCCACTTATTGGCTGCAGATGCCACAACAATTTTTTTGTGTCTAGGCGCTAAGACGAATGCCATCTAGAATGTTTTACGGTGAATGGATTGGTTATTATTAACGAAGTGATTGTGATTATGAACAGTACAAGAGCACAAACATAAATCAGATATACCTCTACGGATTTCCAAATTTCGTTCTTCAGATTCTTATCCACCTTAGGCCAGCTCTCAACACTGATGGGAACCGTGGTACGCGCAAGCACCCCAATGTAAGATGCCATCTCTGATGCTACCTTGCCAAACGGTACGCCCTTTGGATTAAACTCAACTACTGCTTTCTTACCTCTAAGTGCTCGGTTCACTGTGCCCTGCATACTTGTTCTTCTACGCTTCCTTTTTAGCCCGGTGGAGGCAGTAATAGTGTCATCAGGCTCCTCTGAAGTAGAGGCATTCTTGGTTTTTGGTAAACCCATCCTCAAAATTTCCAATCTGCAAAACTTAAGACTGGTTGATGTCAATAATGAGTAACATACAGGCATGCATAAGTTATTGAGAATACAGATGTTATCACTGAACTAAAACAAATAAATTAAGTAATATGATGTTTGTTGTTTTGTTTTGATAATTTCACAACAACGAAATAACAGTGCTGTAAGGACACTTCATATCCTTAGGCTCGTGATGTAAAATTTAAGGATGTGAAGCACTTCAAGTGTATCTTGTCTTGAAATTACTAGTAGGCGATAGATCATTTGAAATAAAAAAGGACCGCCTCTGAAATGAAATTAGCTTCCGAAGTACATGTTTCTATGTTCTGATTGAGTAAGATATCTCTCCAAACAAGCACATACTGCATCGCCTAAACATGGTATGGAAAGATAATCTCTTACGTCGGATGTCACATTCATGCAAAAATGATCAGAAAATATTCAGTTGACGATACCTACAAAAGCCATGAGCAAGTAAAAAGAAAAAAACTGCAGATGAGGGAAATAAGGCCACTCTATAAAGTATAAACCACCTATTCAAATGAGGCAAATCTACAAACTTTCAATTACTTGACCACCCCTTGAAAAAGGCCAACTTTATAAACTTTCTCCCTAACAGAACAGACATCAAGCAGACTAAACAACAACACTTATCTTAAACCCATATGCCATACTTTTCAAATCCCATTCATACACACAATCAAGATAGAAATGTCCTATGAGTAAAATCACAGAATAGACAAAAGTTAACATAGACAAAATCAAAATCAAATCTTTATACAGAAAATGGGTTCTGTCAGGTCTACAAATGAGAATGAATAAAACCCATATCAGTACATACATGGAATTAGAATTTAGCCCTGAAAATGTTGAAGAGGGGTCAAGTGATACCTGACACTTTGGCTGAGATTTCTCACAACGGAAATTGCTCCGGTGGCCGGAGCAATGGGTCAAAGGCTACTGGGGTTAAAGGTGGTCGAAACCCCTCGCCGATCAAAGCTGGAAACGACTTTGCAAGGAAGAGAGAGCGGGAATCGTTAGGGTTTTTGGGGTTGGGGAAGCGGAGAAGAAACTGTGAAGCGTTGTTATTTTCACATTTTACTACGCTAAATTCTAAAGACGATGGAATTTTGAAATGTCCTTTGTGAAAATTAAAAACGACAACGTTCTGGAAATGGCGCTGTCTATTTTGGTGTTGCCTATAGTTTTGAAATGTGTCAAATTGGATGCTATAAACTACATGAAGATGAAGGGAACTTCTGTGTTGTACTGATGGCTACTTGAAGTTTTTTTTTTTTTTTTTTTTTTTCTGGAGGGACCGGCCGGTGGTGCCTGGATTGGTGTTATGGTCGGAATCGACACGAAATCAAAAATTTCAGTTGTAGTCTTAATAATTTAAATTAAGATAGAGTGATAGACAACATAGTTGATTGATTTTCGACCCACAATCTTAAATGCTACTTTTAACATTTAATCCACCAATACACTCAACTTCGATCATGTGAATGTATGCAATCAACTGCTCTGCTTAAACTGGCACTTAAATATGTTACGTCTTAAGTTTTTTACTGTATTTCAAACCAATATATTCTTTATATGATATATAAATCTTACATATTTTATATTGAAATGTATTTTGTATGATTCTACTTTTCATATCAAAATCATTTTTTTAAAAGGGTGAGACAAGTATCAAATCAAAGAGTAATGAAGCAGTTGTCATCAAGATTCTACTTTCCCATACTTTAGAACTTGGCCTTTGGACTGCACTCGCAAAAAAGAAAAAGAAATCCCCTGAAGAAGTTTGCCTACCATCAAGGGGGTCTAGTACACCCTACAAGACTTACAAAACCACTCACCCATCAAATTTTGTCTTCATTTTCTACCTTTATTTCTTTTTCTTTCTTTAATTTCTTTGTTTTACACACAGTGTCAGATTCTATGGAACACCCATTCATAGGCCATTAGCCCCAGGAATTTTAGACATCCCTATGCAAATTGTGTTCTTCCATTCGTAAGCCTAAGTCTAGCAACACATATGACGTATGAAATCGTTGATTATTTTTCCGGGTGTTCTCATTGGGCCAAAACATCTACTGTTCGGTATTCTAGTTTAAAAAAAGTAGACAGACAGAAAGATATTTACTGTTACACTAAAACCCCATTCCAACAGAATTTCCGCCGCTAAAAGCCCAAGCCCACAAAAATTTAGTTCCTTTCAAAAGTTATTCGATCATCAAAAAGAATTGAGGTAGTTTATCCAATTCAAGGTTCAACTGTGTGATCACTAGGGCTATTATCCTTTGCCCATGAATAATCGTTAAGGGTAAAGCTATGATATGTTAATATCATATATTAACTACTTAATTTTAGTCTTTTACTATTTTGTTGACCTATTTATGTTGATTTTGAGCTTCAAATTTTTTGTATTGTACGTGCATGCGCACACATTTGCTTATATTTCTTCCATCGCTTAACCTAAGTGAGATCGTGAGTTACATTACTGTTAGAACTTAGAAATGACTTCTTAGTTGGTTGAAACTAGGACTTGGAAGATAGAAATGAGTAGATGTAGTACTTCATTATTTCTAGTAGCTGATTCCTAATTATAACGTTTGATATTTGTTTTCAAAATATAAATAACGTAGGGTTTATGGACACATGCATCAAACTAATAGACGTCCCCTCATTTGTTGTTTTCATCACAATGCAAGCATCCATTTGCATATTGAACTGCCCTGCAGATTAGGGATACTAATTTGCTTCAAATTAAATGGTGATTGTTTTGTGTGGCGCCTTTCCTCCATAGCTGTTTTCCAACGGAAAGTTGGAACACTAGTGTAGTCTCAAATCTGTACATGAAGTCATATACAGAAAGATTAGGAATTGACTACGTACTAATTGAAAGCTAGGTCTGAAAACTGACTAGCAATTAGTGATATATAATTAAATTGAAAAACAGTATTCAATCTTCTAATCAAATTGGCATTTTGCCTGTTTTTAATCAATATATTCCTCTTATATATTGTGTTCTTCACTGAAAGACATCACTGATTAGCAAGTCAGAATCCAACTTTACCAAGTTGGTGGCTTGACCTTCGATTGGTAAATTTCCTCATATGTTAAAAACTAAGAGCCACGGCAATGATCAAAGTCCTTTTGTACTAATTAAGCACTTTGGGAAGGATAAGAAGAAGAAGAAAATGGCTAAATATTCTCACCTGGCCAGACCCCATATGCATAGTTAGCTCATATTTTGATAGGTTGCAATGTCCATTTCAATGATTTTTGTGTAGGCAGCAGGAAAATTATCCTTTTTGTATGTTTCGTGGGAGTTATCATTACCCAAATCTACAGCTAACGTGCTTCTGAAGCTGAGTACGTACTGGTTGTGCTTATATATGTTCATACAGGAAATGATGAATCGAAGACGTACCAATCCTAACATGTAATGCTGCAGAATTTAGATGCTTATTGTTCTTGTCAACGACACCAATAAACATGTCCCTGCCCATACTCCATCACCAAATACAACCCTAGCAATAGTCTTCCCCATAATCCAGTCTATTCTACCCTTTACCACCAATCTTGATTTCAAGATGACAATCATGACATGCGCCTAATTAAGGGATTCTACGTGTAAAACTCTTTTGAAATGCTAGGGCCAGCCGCCACCGTGCATATTGCAAAATTTTCAATCACTTAACTATATATGTGTTTTATCTTTGAATGATGTAATTTACAGTTTGTTTAATTAGAAGTTAACTATTTGGTCGATATATTTTATCAAACTTAACATTCCTGGTGATCAGGGAAAAATGGCTTAACGGGTCAATTGATTAATATAGTTCTCAGAATATGAACTTACACTGACTGAGCCATATAGTTAATTGGATTGAATTTAGTTCTTGAATGAACACATTGCACAATTCTTATGCTTGTTCCTTTGTAAGACGATCTGCAGAATTAGAGTTAGTTGACTCGATATTGGGATGAAATGCTTCAAAGTTCTAGCTAGTGTATGCCTTCGTAGCTAGTGATAGACTGATAGTGATAAGTTTCTACCTCTACTCATGCCTGCTAAACTGCATCAGTCTTTCAAGTTGTCATATTCATAACTATACAACATGATCGAACAGTATAGCAAGTACTGTAAATATATTGGTGTTATGATGTGGCTAGTGGCTACACAATAGAACAACTTCTGTTTCTGTATCTGCCTCTTTCCCCTTGAATGCGTAGGCCCTCAGCCCCTGTTCAATTCGATACTTTTGTTCAAGGATTTGTGATTTCCCACATGCCCACAACTCATCTGGTTTTCCTTTAATTTCTTTCTTTTCTGTGTGGGGTTATATATGTTGAAACTTGGGATCAAACCCAACTCACCCGTGTTATTGTCTTCAAAATCGATCAATAATGCAGAGGGCTCCATCTTATTCCTCTCAAGCAAACCATAGATCATGGTGGTGGGATCTCAATCTCTCATCCATATACATGCATGATCATCATGAGCATATACTACAGCTCAAATCCCACTTGTGCTTTGCTTATCACAGTTTTTGGTGGTGCTTAACTGCTTATAACCCTTGTAGTTCCAAAGAAAATTATCATAATTTTTCTGTTCTTTCCCCAGATTGTGGACGTAGTGTATAGTCCAGTCATGTAGTTAAAATTGACTCTACACAGCATCCTGCTATATATGGCAGTAAGTTAGAAACTTCTCAAAACCACAAGCTTTGGGCAGAAAATCGTGTGGACGTATAGTAGTTTCTGAATTGAAACGTGAATTGTGTTTGACATAATTGTTTGATTTGAGAGTTCAACGTCGTTTTATCTGTGCAGTGAGCTAGCTAGTGATGAACTGTGTATGAAGCTTTTATGCCGATGTAGCTTGGCTGTAGGTGGGTAAACTTTACAAATTCCAAGGCCTAACTTGTATCTTTGGCTGGATACCACAAATGCTGCAACCTCTTCATATCATTCCTGGTGAATGATAAGTGCAGATACATCAATTACGTGAAACCTTTCTTAGTAGGAAGGAATGTTTGCCTGCACTGATTTCGATTATATATGCATGAAGAATAACGGGAATGAAAACATGTGCAATCATGCACCTCATTCAATCATCCATGTCGTATGTGTTCATTTTAATTTGTTTGTCAACCTTGCAAGAAAATGGCGAAGTAGAAACTAATGGCCTAAAAAGGGAGTTTCAGATCTTTGGGAACATCTGCAAGTTCCTTTTGCACAATTATTTTGCTTTTCAAAGTTCAAGGTTAGAGAGGGCCAGTGCAACAAGGTGATCGATATGATTGAATCCTCCCATATATAATTTGCTGTGCTTAGAATTGGACAATCCATGTATATATATATACTCGATCTTAATAATATTGTTAAGTTTTATACCACCCCATGCAATACGTAATGAGCACTCTGAATCCTCTGATATTTCAATAACAGAAGACCCGTCATTTTGTAAAACTGCCTGAGATTTAAAAATAATCTGAGTGTTGATCGAAGTACTCGACAGACAAGAAATTTAAGAAGACCAAAATAAGAAAAACATATCTGGAAGGAAAAAAAAAAAAACAGTTTCTAGTATGATAACAGTTTTTGTACTCGACGGACAAAAAAAAAATCAGTTTCTAGCATATGAGTCGCCATTTGGTTAATTTTCAAGCATTTAAGGAGATGTGCAGATAAGATAAGCTTTGCTAGGAAAGCTGCATAGAACACAAAACATAGCATTAAACTTTTTCTTTTATTGAGATCATACGGTTGCTTCAAATGTTTTTTAGGCCCAGAAACTAAGATGTGTAAGAAAATTATGTAAGACATGTTTCTTACTCTTTGGTCAACAAAAATGAATTAGTATTTAACTTCAATTAACGTCGGCAGATTTCATAAGTATTTCATATACACCTAACTTTTACCGACTCTACAATCTGTGATGGTTCAGAACATACACTTTGTGCTAAGGATCCTTAAACCCTAAAGCCTCATCAGCAAAAACAAAATCACGTATAAAAAAGAAGACGATGACAGAATTGCTCATATCAGCCTATACTAAATATCATCCAGCAAAATCCAGTTACAATTTTTCCCAAAAACAAAATCTACATTTTGTTTCCTTTCCCCGTGACCTAGCAAAATCTGAAAACCACCACGATTAATCGCACCGACCACGCGCCGTAGTGACTCTCACGATTCGCTGATGCCAGCCTAATCTCCGGAGCCTAGCCGAGCCGCCAGCTCATAGAAGACATACCGCTTTCCGCAAACAGCGGTTAAAATTTCTTCTCCCTCCAAAAAAGAAAAACCGGAAGGCCAGGTAGCCGGTAAGGAGCCGAAAGAAATTGCATTTGGGTCGAATTTGCGTTCAATTTCATTTGTAACTGCAGTGGTACCCAACCCCAGTCAGATTCTAACCCCAATTCTGACCCAAGTTGGTTTTATTTAAAGACAGAGAGAGTTTAAGGCCAGCTGGGTTGTGAACTGGCTCACTCACCTCTCCCTCTCTTTCTTCTTCCACCACCTGTCTCTCTAACTCTGGTTTCCCATTTTAGATGAACAGTCATAGACTTAGAGAGTCTTTCACAGCTATGCTTAGTTGATTGGGCAATGATGTAAAGAGAGATAATTGGGTTGTTTTGCCTTGTTAAAAACTCTTTCTTGCTTGTTGGGTTTTGTGGGTTGGGGTTGTGTTGTGTTGGGGTCTTTTTAATTAGCTTTGATGGGTACTGAGGGGGAAGAAGTAGTACTGAAAGAGAAGAAAGATAGGGCAGAGTATAGAGCAAATGGGTTGTTGTGCAATACTTGTATACATCAGTGTACTACAAGTTGGTCTTGTTACAGATATGGGAGTATTTATGCTTCTTCCATTGCTTGCTTTAAGTAAAACATCTTGCTCTCAACACTGATTTGAGCTAGTGCTAAAGATCCACCACTAAAATTTGAAAAAGTGAACAAGAAAGGGGATTGCTTGATCTAGTAAGATCTCTGATAAAAAAAAGAAGTTTCTCAGTAGTAGTCATCATGAAGAGGCTTGGCAGCTCAGATTCTTTGGGTGCTTTGATTTCCATCTGCCCAACAACAACAGGT encodes:
- the LOC101298373 gene encoding uncharacterized protein LOC101298373 — translated: MGLPKTKNASTSEEPDDTITASTGLKRKRRRTSMQGTVNRALRGKKAVVEFNPKGVPFGKVASEMASYIGVLARTTVPISVESWPKVDKNLKNEIWKSVEMAFVLAPRHKKIVVASAANKWRQFKSELTTKYILPYKDQPDTLEDPPEEYDFIKDQDWVQFVKSRLTTDFQKLHMEQKERRGKLQNAHRMSRKGYANLEAELNENMHEDELDVVVLQKKGGQVKNGNISHETVGEQAAEFDTLLNNEGAISNCNNGSSDDVRSMGLGTPEHSGRDRGEGESIMPNISPPQLEREGIMDEVRKLIEQQRVWFEAKISLLEARISGDCLATSMPLSTPLFAKPSKKGGGSGKNDVEVNEIDSEAFSFGGRKEFMKGKSCRLAVGLIDNVVSHGTIIEVDAANHTVHGVPLGEGNIRVAIDTALDEQALLPIPVTGELVTVGQAVGSHVAWPKRLVKLMSDEELGSTSIKPRDFPKEDVNLPKSLKLLYRYAERAMMDGEPISVFVEEAVFGIAKTVNIFKEDVMQFMEMKEIPPRCITVYMRHLSDMLKQSNMANMVGLMDPSSILVGEGNSDYNSLVLATRLQQGPVDQILLVPYNSGYHWMLTIISEDKEICYFLDPLQRYFMDPLRRSMCEEEWKYAVNNGIRQFNMETGRGFRKQPLWKVLMGPKQPSNMECGYYVMRYMKEIIEGQDLSFATKWDGRKLNAYTQTELDEVRCEWTDFVSNYV